Proteins encoded by one window of Ovis canadensis isolate MfBH-ARS-UI-01 breed Bighorn chromosome 14, ARS-UI_OviCan_v2, whole genome shotgun sequence:
- the CDH5 gene encoding cadherin-5 yields the protein MQALVMLLAAGGTCYLGLLAAAAAAANPGRPNALGSLPAHRRQKRDWIWNQMHIDEERNDSLPHYVGKIKSSVDRKNTEYQLRGESAGKVFRVDKNTGDVYALERLDREKISEYHLTALVVDKDTKRNLESPSSFTIKVHDVNDNWPVFTHRVFNASVPEMSGIGTSVIQVTAVDADDPTVADHASVVYQLTRGKDSFDIRGPGLIVTMNKHLDRETQDKYEVVVEAEDAQGRRGESGTATVLVTLQDVNDNFPIFTQSRYTFSVPEDIRVGSPLGSLFVEDPDEPQNRKTKYSFVQGEYRDTFTIETDPTHNEGIIKPIKPLDYERIPQYSFTIEATDPTIDLRYLGSTSPKNIARVIINITDVDEPPIFQQPFYHFQLQENQKKPLIGSVLAKDPDAAQRDIRYSIRRTSDKGQFFGITKKGDIYNDKELDREVYPWYNLTVEAKEVDPSGTPTGKESIVQVYVEVMDENDNAPEFAKPYEPKVCENAPQGKLVVQISATDKDITPRDVKFKFSLSTEDSNFTLIDNHDNTANIIVKYGYFDRERAKVHHLPVLISDNGRPSLTGTSMLHVTVCKCNEHGEFTLCEEVAAQVGISIQALVAIFLCILTITVITLLIILRRRLRKQARAHGKSVPEIHEQLVTYDEEGGGEMDTTSYDVSVLNSVRHGGAKPPRPALDARPSLYAQVQKPPRQAPGAHAPGEMAAMIGVKKEEADHDGGGPPYDTLHIYGYEGAESIAESLSSLGTDSSDSDIDYDFLNDWGPRFKMLAELYGSDPQEGLVY from the exons ATTAAATCGAGTGTGGACCGCAAGAACACCGAGTACCAGCTCAGAGGAGAGTCTGCCGGCAAGGTCTTCCGGGTCGACAAGAACACAGGCGATGTGTACGCCTTAGAGAGGCTGGACAGGGAGAAGATCTCCGAGTACCACCTCACTGCCCTCGTGGTGGACAAGGACACCAAGAGGAACCTGGAGTCTCCTTCCAGCTTCACCATCAAAGTTCACGATGTCAACGATAACTGGCCTGTGTTCACCCACCGGGTGTTCAACGCCTCCGTGCCCGAGATGTCAGGGATAG GGACCTCGGTCATCCAGGTCACAGCAGTGGATGCAGATGACCCCACAGTGGCAGATCACGCTTCTGTCGTGTACCAGCTCACAAGGGGAAAAGACAGTTTCGACATCCGTGGCCCTG GACTCATTGTCACCATGAACAAACACCTGGACCGAGAGACGCAGGATAAGTACGAGGTCGTGGTGGAAGCAGAAGACGCCCAGGGCCGCCGGGGGGAGTCAGGCACAGCCACTGTGCTCGTCACTCTGCAGGACGTCAACGACAACTTCCCCATCTTCACCCAGT CCAGGTACACATTTTCTGTGCCAGAAGACATCCGCGTGGGCAGCCCCCTGGGCTCTCTGTTTGTTGAGGACCCAGATGAGCCCCAAAACCGGAAGACCAAGTACAGCTTCGTGCAGGGCGAGTACAGGGACACCTTCACCATCGAGACGGACCCCACCCACAACGAGGGCATCATCAAGCCCATAAAG CCTCTGGACTATGAACGCATCCCGCAATACAGCTTCACCATCGAGGCCACGGACCCCACCATTGACCTCCGCTACCTGGGCAGCACCTCCCCCAAGAACATCGCCCGTGTCATTATCAACATCACAGATGTGGACGAGCCCCCCATCTTCCAGCAGCCTTTCTACCACTTCCAGCTGCAGGAGAACCAGAAGAAGCCTCTGATTGGCTCGGTGCTGGCcaaggaccctgatgctgctCAGCGGGACATCAG GTACTCCATCCGCAGGACCAGTGACAAGGGCCAGTTCTTCGGAATAACCAAGAAAGGGGATATTTACAACGACAAAGAACTGGACAGAGAAGTGTACCCTTGGTACAACCTGACAGTGGAGGCAAAAGAGGTGGATCCTAGTG GGACTCCCACGGGCAAAGAATCCATTGTGCAGGTCTACGTTGAAGTTATGGATGAGAATGACAACGCCCCAGAGTTCGCCAAGCCCTATGAGCCCAAAGTGTGTGAGAACGCCCCCCAGGGCAAG CTGGTCGTGCAAATCTCAGCAACAGATAAGGATATAACACCACGAGATGTGAAGTTCAAGTTCTCCCTGAGCACTGAGGACAGCAACTTCACCCTCATTGATAATCACG ATAACACGGCCAACATCATAGTCAAGTACGGGTATTTTGACCGGGAGCGCGCCAAGGTCCACCACCTGCCCGTGCTCATCTCGGACAACGGGAGGCCAAGCCTCACGGGCACCAGCATGCTGCACGTGACCGTGTGCAAGTGCAACGAGCACGGCGAGTTCACCCTGTGCGAGGAGGTGGCCGCCCAGGTGGGCATCAGCATCCAGGCGCTGGTGGCCATCttcctctgcatcctcaccatCACAG TGATCACCCTCCTCATCATTCTGCGGAGGCGGCTCCGGAAGCAGGCCCGCGCCCACGGCAAGAGCGTGCCAGAGATCCACGAGCAGCTGGTCACCTACGATGAGGAGGGCGGCGGCGAGATGGACACCACCAGCTACGACGTGTCAGTGCTCAACTCAGTGCGCCACGGCGGGGCCAAGCCCCCGCGCCCGGCGCTGGACGCGCGGCCGTCCCTCTATGCTCAGGTGCAGAAGCCACCCCGGCAAGCGCCCGGGGCGCATGCGCCCGGGGAGATGGCCGCAATGATCGGGGTGAAGAAGGAGGAGGCGGACCACGACGGCGGCGGCCCGCCCTATGACACGCTGCACATCTACGGCTACGAGGGCGCCGAGTCCATTGCCGAGTCCCTCAGCTCCCTGGGCACGGATTCATCGGACTCGGACATTGATTATGACTTTCTCAATGactggggacccaggttcaagaTGCTGGCCGAGCTGTATGGCTCAGACCCCCAGGAGGGGCTGGTGTATTAG